CGCCGGCACTTGCTTTCCCGAGCGGGCGCTGACCGGCACCACGGCGTCGAAGGGCCGCAGCTTCGATATTTCCTCCAGGAAAGGCAGCAACCGCTCCTTGTCTTTCAGTCCATCGATCTTATTCACGGCGGCCACCACCTTTTTACCTTCGGGAATGCGAGAGAGGACGAGTTTGTCGGCGGTAGTCAGTTTGAGGGTCTCCACGACCCACACCACGACATCGGCTTGATCGAGGGACGACATCGCCGACTCGTTCATGGCTTGGCGAAATTTTCCGCCACGCAGAACCTGGTAGCCCGGGGTGTCGATGAAAATTGTCTGCGCCTCCGCCGAGGTGTGAATACCCAAGATCGGAACACGGGTGGTCTGCGCTTTATCGGAGGTGATGCTCAGCTTTTGCCCGAGCAGCCTATTGAGCAAACTCGATTTGCCCACGTTGGGACGCCCAACCAACGCGGCATGGCCTGTTCGGAATGGAGGGCTCATCCGGCGGCCTTACCGGAATCCCGCAGGGCCAACTCGTAAGCCGCATGGGCCGCTAGCTGCTCCGCGCTCCGGCGGCTGGCGCCCTCTCCCGTGGCCCGGATTCCGAGTTCTGGGATCAAGCACTCCACCTGAAAAATCTGATCATGGGCCTCACCCTGAATTTGCACGATATTGTATTTTGGTAGATCCATACGGCGGCCTTGAAGAAACTCCTGGAGCAAAGTCTTGGGATCCTTGCCTAGGGATTTCGGATCGATGGTGGAAAGCAAGGGCGCATAAAGTTTTCGAATCAAACGGTCGGCGGCGGCAAAACCCTGGTCGATAAACATGGCTCCAAAAATAGCCTCCAGAGTATCCGCCAAAATGGAAGGCCGGCGAAAACCTCCGCTTTTGAGCTCGCCCTCACCGAGGTTGAGGTAGCGGCCGAGGTCCAGGCCCAAAGCAAGCCGGGACAGGCATTCTTGATTAACAAGGTGGGCCCGGATTCGAGACAAATCCCCTTCCGGGAGGTTCGGGAACCGTTCGAACAGTAACGAGGCTACGGTACAGTTCAATACCCCATCGCCCAAAAACTCCAGGCGCTCATTGTTGGGGGTTCCGAAACTTCGGTGAGTTAGAGCCTGCTGGAGGAGTTCCGTGCGCTCGAATTCATGGCCGAGCTGGGTAACGAGTGGGGCGAGGGTTTGAGCGAGGGTGCGAGGGTGCATGTCACCCTATGATAAGCATGGGGCGCTATTTTTCGATTTGGAACTCGACCAAAGCGCTGATATTGGCAATGATCGCTACCTTCTGCTCCCAATTAGCCGAAATGGTGATTCCGTTGGCACCCTTGCCTACCTGCAGATCAGAGCCCTTTACGGTGGAGAGGTATTCGGTCGTTGCACGGCGGTCAAAGGCAACCTGAATATCCCTGGGCGAAGCGCTCCTGAGATCCGGATTTTGCGCCAAGTCGCTAATGATGCGCTTCACAGTGAAGTACTCCATATAGGCCGGTAGAAGCCGGAATCCGATAATGGCGAAAAATGCAGCCACCGCCAAGACAAACATCAACGCCAATAGCGTCATTCCACCTTCGCGTTTCATAGCTTGCTCCTGTCATTTTATCGACTGCAAAATTCGGCCCAGATCGCCGAAATTGAGCCATATCAAGAACGCCTTGCCCACGATGTTGGCCTCCGGAACGAAGCCCCAGTAGCGGCTGTCGCTACTGCTGTCCCGGTTATCCCCCATCATGAAAAAGTGCCCAGCAGGAACCGTGCAAGTAAACCCATTGTCATTGTATTGGCAGTTCTCCCGGTGCGGAAACTGTCTCACCCCGCCCAACTGTAGGGCCGGGGCATCGGGATGGACCAGGATAAGATGATCGCGCTCGCCTAGTTTTTCGCGAAAACGCTTGGCACGAACATAGTTCAGCCCCCCTTCGGGATACTCGTACTCGCCGTCCTCCAGCATCCGCAGGGGTTCGTCGTTCACCAAAATCTGCTTGTCGCGGTAGGTGATCTTGTCACCGGGAAGCCCCACCACCCGCTTGATGTAATCCAGCGCGGGATTCTCCGGATAGCGAAACACCATCACCTCCCCGCGCTGGGGCCCGTTTATGTCGAGGATCTTCAGATTCGCCACGGGAAGCCGGATACCGTAGGTGAACTTGTTCACCAGAATGAAATCTCCCACCAACAAGGTGGGAATCATGGAACCCGAGGGGATCTTGAAGGGCTCCACGAGAAATGAGCGCAGGCAAAACACGATCAAGATGACGGGAAAAAAACTCTTGGAATACTCGATCCACCAAGGTTCGTGTCCGTGAGCGCGCTCGATCTCCAGGAATAGTGTCTTCTTTCGCGCCTCCAGCGCAAAATCCGTGGTTCCTGGCACTTGGGCGATTTTTTTCTCGGCGTCGCGTTTGGCCTCCTCGACTTTTGCTATCCGCTTGCGCTGAAAAATGAAGAAATCCAGCAACCAAACCCCTCCTGTCAGGAGTAGTAATCCCAGCATGAGTAGCGCGAAATTCATGGATGAACGGACATTCCCTATTTGCTGTCGACTTGAAGGATGGCGAGGAAGGCTTCCTGGGGAATCTCAACGGTTCCCACTTGCTTCATTCTTCGCTTACCGGCTTTTTGTTTTTCCAATAACTTCTTTTTTCGCGTGATATCGCCCCCGTAGCATTTCGCCAGCACGTTCTTGCGTAACGCCTTGATGGTTTCGCGCGCGATGATGTTGGAACCGATGGCGGCCTGCACCGCGATGTCGAACATCTGCCGCGGAATGAGCTTGCGCATGCGCTCCGCGAGATCCCTCCCGCGGCTCTGGGATGTCGCGCGATGAACGATGAGCGACAGGGCATCCACTTTATCGCCGTTGATCAGGATATCCAGCTTGACCAAATCGTCGGCACGGTACTCCTTGAAATCGTAATCCAAGGATGCGTATCCGCGGCTCACGGATTTGAGCTTATCGAAAAAATCCATCACCACCTCGTTCAAGGGTAATTCGTAGGTGACGATGACTTGCCTGCCCATGTACTGAAGATTCTTCTGCACGCCGCGCTTTTGCGTGCACAGCGTGATCACCGGCCCGACGTAGTCGCCGGGCACCAGGATAGTGGCGGTGATGATGGGTTCGCGTACCTCATCGATTTTTCCGGGATCCGGTAACTTGGATGGATTTTCCACATCCACCACCGTCCCATCTCGCATCAACAATTGGTACACCACCGTGGGCGCCGTGGTGATCAAATTCATGTTGTATTCCCGCTCCAAGCGCTCTTGCACAATCTCCAGGTGCAACAGGCCTAAAAACCCGCAGCGAAATCCGAATCCCAGGGCGGTGGAATTCTCTGGCTCGTAGCGCAAGGAAGAGTCATTGAGCTGTAATTTTTCCAGGGCATCGCGCAAGGCCTCGTACTCGTTGGATTCCACCGGATAGAGCCCAGCGAACACCTGCGGCTTGATCTCCTTGAATCCGGGCAATGCCTCCTTTGCGCTACGCACCACGTGCGTAATGGTGTCGCCCACTTTCGCATCCTTCAACTCCTTCACGCCCGCGATGACGAATCCCACTTCCCCCGCGGAGAGAGATTCACGCTGGACGGACTTTGGCGTGAACACGCCCACCTGTTCGCACAGATGAGTAGCCGTCGAGGACATGAACAGAATCTTGTCGCGGGGGCGTAAGATGCCATCCACCACCCGTACCAGCATCACCACGCCGACGTAATTATCGAACCAGGAGTCGATGATCAGCGCGGTCAATGGCGCATCCAGGCTACCGCGCGGATGCGGGATGCGATGAATGGCGGCCTCGATGATATCTTCGACACCCTCGCCAGTCTTGGCGCTCGCCATGATGGCATCTTTCGCCGGTATGCCGATGATGTCTTCGATTTCCGTGATCACCCGCGCCGGGTCGGCCGAAGGTAGGTCTATCTTATTGAGCACCGGCACGACCTCCACGCCTTGCTCGATGGCGGTATAGCAATTGGCGACCGTTTGCGCTTCCACGCCCTGCGAGGCATCCACCACGAGCAGCGCGCCCTCGCAGGCCGCGAGCGAACGCGACACCTCATAGGAGAAATCCACGTGGCCAGGCGTGTCGATCAAATTGAGCTGGTAGGTCTTGCCATTGCGCGCCCGGTAACTCAGGGCGGCTGTTTGCGCCTTGATGGTGATCCCCCGCTCGCGCTCCAGATCCATGGAATCGAGGACCTGGGCTTCCATCTCGCGATCGGCTAGCCCTCCGCAGATTTGAATGAAACGGTCGGCAAGCGTCGACTTGCCGTGATCGATGTGTGCGATGATGGAAAAATTACGGATATGCTCCATTAGACGGGGAAGGTTCGGTAAGGCGCGTGGGATGCACGTTGTGCCGGAACTAAAAGAGGGCACCCTGTAGGCGCCCTCTTTTCTTAATCGGCGGATTTTATATGAGTTTTCGCTCTACGACGACTCCCTCATGCGAGGGAACTCAATTGGCCGCGATGCGCAGGGGAACATACAAGGAGCCTTCTCCTCGTTTGATTAGCAAAGCGACTGTCCGCGGCCCTTCCTTGACGTTGAGGGATTGGTCTAGTTGCTCGGCCGTGGAAATCTCCTGGTTATTCACCGCCAGAATCACATCTCCGCGCCGTATGCCTGCCTTGGCGGCGGCACCTTTCGCGTCCTCGACGAACACGCCTTCGGAGATATTGAGTTCATTTTTCTGGTCCGCGCTCAATTCCGTCACCACCAAGCCCGCCTTGTTAAGGTTCTCCAGGGAACTATTCTTACCCGGCGTGGCGGGCGCGGGTTTCTTGGCGCGGTCGTCGGGAGCCTCGCCCACTACGATGGATAGCTCCTTGGCCTCGCCTTTACGCCAAATTTGCACGCTGGCTTTCGAGTTAGGCTTGGTCATGGCCACGATGCGCGGAAGCTCGTTGGAGGAAGCCACGTCCTTCCCGTCGAACTTCAAAATGACATCGCTGGGCTGAATCCCCGCCTTATCGGCTGGGCCACCCTTCTCCACGGAATTGACAAGAGCACCGCTGGCCTTGGGCAATCCGAAGGACTCGGCCAGTTCCTTCGTGACCTCTTGGATCACCACCCCTATACGCCCGCGGCTCACGCGCCCGTTCGTTTTGAGCTGTTGCACCACGTCGATCGCGACGTCGATGGGAATGGCAAAGGACAATCCCATGAACCCGCCGGTGCGGCTGTAGATCATGGAATTCACTCCCACGACGTCGCCCTTCATGTTGAATAGCGGCCCCCCGGAGTTACCTGGGTTGATGGCTACGTCCGTTTGCAGGAAAGGGACAAAGTTCTCCTGCGGAAGCGAGCGTCCCTTGGCGCTGATAATCCCCGCGGTCACGGTGCTATCGAAACCGAAAGGCGAGCCGATGGCCACGACCCATTCGCCCACCTTCAAGCGGTTGGGATCGCCCACACTGACCGCCGGTAGATTCGTCGCTTCAATCTTGAGCAAAGCCACATCGGAGCGCTTATCCGCGCCGATGACCTTCGCCTTGTATTCGCGCTTGTCGGTGAGGCGCACGGTGATGTCGTCAGCGGCCTCGACCACGTGCGAATTGGTCACGATATAACCGTCCGAGCTGAGGATGAATCCCGATCCCAGGGAGCGCGCCTCGTATTCGCGGGGCTGTGGCGGGCCAAAGCGGCGGAAAAAATCGTTGAAGGGGTCGTCTTCAGCCCCGGGCGGCACATTGGTCTTCACCGTCTGCGTCGTGCTGATGTTCACGACGGAGGCGCCTTGTTTTTCCACCAGGTCCGTGAAGTCCGGAAGTTCGCGCGACTGCGCGCCGGCGCCGTGACTCAGAAAAGAGAACAGGCCAACCAGCACAATCTTCTTGATCATTGATTTCCTTTCGGTGGAGATTTAGGTAAAGGCCGTTAACGGCCTTGCTGAATGACGGAATTTCCAATCTGCAATATGGTCGCGGAAGGCGCCTCCCCCACGACGGTGATCATATGATCCGGGACTGGCCGAAACATGATGTTCATGGCCCCGTGACGCATCAATCCCTCCATGGGGCGGCGTTTGAGAGACGTGGGCTCGATAAAAATCGAAACCGAGGCCAATCCGTCGGAATATACGATATGAGTGACGGTGCCATTGCTTCCTTCCTTGGTCCTGCGCATCTCCACGATTTTGCGAAAGCCCGCAGGAAAACTCTTCACGGCCCAGCCGGTTTCCGAGGAAGCGGATTCCGCCGACACGCTATCGCGGCGCCAATTAGGCCCGGCCTCCACGCTGGGCTTGGTCATCTCGCGGGTCACCATGGCGCCAATATCGAGTTGCGTGAAGGTAAATTGCTCCAACACTTCCTTGCGCTCATTCAGGCGCTTGGCCTTGAGCAACAAGCCGGTGGCCACGTCAGCCCATAATTTGTGGCCATAACGAAAGCCGTCCTTGGGTTCCAATAAGATGGATTGCGTATCGTAGCCCGCGATGCGCTCTGAAATTCCCATTCTAAGATCATAAAAGTCGGTTACCTGCGCCAGTTGTTCCGGAAGAAAGGCCGGAAACATGGGCCGCCCGCTCTGTCTCTCCCTGCGCAGTACACGGTTGTCGTGATCGAGGCAATACGTCTCGCCGTTCATCCGGATGACTTCGCGCTTCGGGCCGTCAAGGGTGAGGAGTCTTTCATATTCGCCTGAACGGTCCGCGTAGTGAGAGATCCTAGAAGTCTCCACCTGCTCTCCGTGCTGGTAAACGAAAGTCCCGGAATAATTGAGTTGGCGTGCCGCCTTCGCGATTTTCTCCATCCACGCCGCCGCTGGGTCGGCTTCGGCGGCCAGCACCGCCGAGGAAAACAACAAGAGAAACGCAGTGGCGCCGAAGCGCTCACCCTGGAATACTGGCCCCCTATCTTTCACTTAGATTCGCCCACGGCGGCGGCGCGCACATATGGTATGGTTCTGAAGGACGACACGGACTGGTGAGCAAGGAGGTAGTCCTCGACCTGCGCTTCCTGCGCAGCCTGCACCACGGGTGCCGGGACCGCAAGCTGGGTCTGTACCGCTACTTCCACGCGCGGCGCCGGGGCAAAATTCGTTGGCGCGCCGCTGAAGGCCACCCAAGCGACCACCGCGACACCGGCCAATCCGGCGGCCGCGGATAAAGCATAGCGAACCGTTCTTTGAGGCACTAGCCTTGGCGGCGCCAAAATAGTGGGCTCTTGCGCTAGCCGTAAGCTGACTTTGGCGGAGATCTGGCTCGCGAGCACACGCTCCTTGCGAATGGCATCGCCCGCCAAATGGTACAAGTTCCATTTTTCCTTGAGCGCTGGGTCCGACTTCATTCGCCCGATATAGTCCGGCGCTTCGCGAGAATCCAATTCACCGTCCATCAATTCCGAGAGTTTTTCCATCTCACCACCTCTTATCCTTGCCTACGTCCAACAACGGCCTTAGCTGCTCGGCTATGGATTCCCTCGCCCGAAATATCCGCGATCTCACGGTTCCGATGGGACAGTTCATAGCCTGCGCAATCTCCTCGTAACTCAAACCCTCTATTTCCCTCAGCACGATGGCGGTGCGCAATTCCTCGGGCAGCGCATCCATCGCCCTATTCACGGTTGTCGCAATCTCTTTTGTAAGCAATTCGCTTTCGGGTGTATTGACCTCTCGTAGCAACTCTCCGTCTTCAAAACCTTCCGCCTCTTCGCTATCGAATTCCGTGGTCGTGGGCGCCCTGCGGCCCAACGACATCAAATAATTCTTGGCTGTATTGATACCAATACGATAGAGCCAAGTATAAAAGGCACTATCGCCGCGAAAAGACGGCAGCGCGCGATAAGCCTTGATAAACGCCTCTTGCGCCACGTCTTCCACCTCGGCCTGGTCGCGAATAAACCGCGACAGTAGCCGCGCGAGCTTGCGCTGGTACTTCGCGACGAGCAACTCGAAGGCGTGCTTGTCTCCTCGTTGCGCGCGCACGACCAGTTGTTGGTCAACTTCGCGGTCACTCATTTCGCACTATTGTTCGAGTCTTCCTCAACAAAAAAGCGCGAATTGCTCTGCCAACGGGTACGTTAACGGAGGTCGCGCTGGCAAAGTATACCTGCGCCACCACACCGGAAGACGGCCATCGCCGCTAAGCCACAGACAATGAGACCCGCGCGGAAGTTCATTGCGGACCCTCATCCTGGGTTTGTTTCGCCACCGGAGTCCAGCGCAGCCACGTGCGCAGCGTGCGAAATTCAGCGGCTCCGGCGCAACCGGGTACCAATAGGACGTGATACGACCACCATGAGCCAGCGGGGCGCACTTGCAACAGGGTAATCCATGGGTGCACGAAACTTCCGGATTGCACCCGTCCTTGAATCTCAGAGCCCCCGCGCAGCCCCACGACGAACGCATGATCAGGGGCGATCCGAAGCGAAACCGGAGCGCGCGCGAACCACTGCATCGCATGGCGCCCCAAGCTCCAGTAGAGGCTCAATCCTGCGACGAGGGTGAGTACCAGCCCAAGCAAGTTTGGCTGCGCATGGATTACGGAAGCGGCCACGACGACATGGCCCACACACAGCCACGCGGCCAGTAATCGCGATGGAACCAACGCGATAGGGCTCACTCGTATAATTTTCCCTGTGGAACGTTCACAATACGTACCCCCTCCTTCCAAGAATCCATGAATCCCGCATCGGCCGATTTTCTCGCCAGCCACACCAGCACACCGGGCGGCCCTTCGTTGCCCTCGCTGTTCAACGATATCACGCAATTCTCCGTGCTACGGGTTACCGGTGCCGGCGCAGGCGCCTTCCTGCAAGGCCAACTCACCTGTGATGTGCTTGGCTTGGCCTTCGATCGCTGGACCTGGGGTGCCTATTGTTCCGCCAAGGGAAGGGTCCTCGCCAACTTTCTGCTCTGGGCGAGCGGGGACGCCTATCGCATTGTGCTGCCGCAAGCCCTAGCCTCTGGCATCGCGAAGCGCCTTCGGATGTTCGTGCTGCGCTCCAAGGTGGTGATAGAAGATGAGCGCGATAGTACGGTTCTATTGGGCATTCGCTTTGGCGAAGACGCGACTCTTCTAGCCACTCTGGGCCTTCTCGAACCATGGACTGAATTTGCCTTGACCCGGCAAAGCACGTTGGAGGTGCTGTGGCTGAGGGATGGCCGCGCTTTGATTGCCGCCCCTGCGCGGGACGCCAAGATTTTCCTGGCCGCGATGCAAGGGAAGGGCCATCTTGAACCGGCTGCACACTGGGACAGCCTGGCAATCGCCCAGGGCGAGCCGTGGGTGCAACCTCAGACGCAAGACGCCTTCGTACCGCAAATGCTCAATTTGGAAATTCTGGGCGGGATAAGTTTCACCAAGGGTTGCTACCCTGGCCAGGAGATCGTGGCCCGCAGCCAGCACCTGGGCCAAGTCAAACGCCGCCTATTTCGTTATGGCGCTACCCCCGGCGAAGCGATCGCGCCCGGCTCGCCAATCTTCTCCCAGGATGGGGCTGTCGTGGGCACCGTGATCAATGCGGTTCCAGGGGCGCAAGGCACCACCGAGCTACTCGCGGTGCTCCAGACACCCGCGCAAGGGGAGCACCTCCATCTCGGCAGCGCGCAAGGTCCCCTGCTTGAACCACGCCCCCTCCCCTACACAGTGCCCGGGCAGGGTGATGGCTAGCTCCTATTACATCTACTACCGAGTCCGCCAGGATTGCGTGGACAGGACCCGCGAAGTCGTGCGAGCGATGATCGGGCGCATTGATACGCTCACCGGCGTAAAAGGACGCTGCCTGCGCAGAGCGGAGGAACCACTACTTTGGATGGAAATCTACGAGGACGTTCCAGATGAGACGGCTTTCGAGCAAGCGCTCGCCGGTGCGGTGCAATCGTGCGAGTTCGCCCGGCTTCTTCAAACGGGCGCCGCGCGCAAGGCCGAACGCTTCGTGTCATGTGCCTAATTCTCTTTGGATACCACGCTCATCCGGCTTACCCTTTGGTGCTGGCGGGCAACCGCGACGAATTTCACGAACGCCCGAGCGCCCCGGCCGAATTCTGGCCCTCCAACCCCGCCATCTTGGGCGGGCGTGATTTGGCCGCTGGAGGTTCCTGGCTCGCCGTGAGCCGGCAAGGCAAGCTTGCGGCGGTGACCAATTTCCGCGATGGCCAACCCAAGGCTGCACACCGGTCGCGCGGTCATCTGGTCAGCGATTACATTGGCTCGAATCTAAATGGGGAGGAACAAATTCAATCTTTAGCACCCGTGCAAGCCGAGTACGGCGGCTTCAACCTCTTGCTATGGGACTCGCAAAGCCTGCATTACTCCTCCAACCGAATGCCCGAATACCAAGCCGTTACGCCTGGTATCCACGGGTTGAGCAATCATCTTCTCGATAGTCCGTGGCCCAAGGTCGAGGCGGGAAAGCAAAAGTTCCAGGCGCAACTCGAAGGCTCGCGCGAGCAACTCATTGGGGGGTTGTTCGATCTCTTGACGGATCGCGCGCAATCCCCCGATGACCATTTACCCCAAACCGGCGTGCCTCTCGACTGGGAGAGAAAACTCTCCGCGGCATTCATTCATACGCCCGCGTACGGAACACGCGCCTCCACAGTGATCGTCGTGGACCGCGAAGGTCATCTGGATTTCGCGGAGCGCTGTTTCGACAGCGCCGGCCAGTGCACCGGCGAGCGCCGGTTCCGGCTCATGGAGTTCGCGTCCCAGCGGAATTACAGAACACGGCTCATATAGCTGTGGGCAATACCCGCTTCCATGAACTCCTCTCCTTCCGCGGCAAATCCATGGCGCCGGTAGAACTCCGCCACGTAGGATTGCGCGTGCAAGCGCGCCACCGCGTGCCCCGCCTGCTTCGCAAGCTCCATTAATCGCACAATCAAGGCACTCCCCACTCCGCTCCTACGCCAGGCTTGCAACACCGCCATACGCCCGATGTGCCCATCCTGCAACAGGCGCCCGGTGCCGATGACCTTACCATCCTGTGTTTCGGCCATCACGTGAATGCAGCGCGCGTCCTCTTCGTCCCACTCCAATTCCACTGGCACTTTTTGTTCTTGTACGAACACGGTTTCGCGGAGGGCGCGCAACTTGTCTCGGTCGGCACTCCAATCGGCCACTAGAATTCGGTAGGGTATCGTCATGGACCCCATTATAATTTTCGCCTTCGGCCCCGTCTCACCCACCTCCACTCGCCCTTGTTCAACCGCTGGAACGACGAACACGCTGCGCAATGCACGAGCGAACTCGC
This genomic interval from Betaproteobacteria bacterium contains the following:
- a CDS encoding GTPase Era, whose translation is MSPPFRTGHAALVGRPNVGKSSLLNRLLGQKLSITSDKAQTTRVPILGIHTSAEAQTIFIDTPGYQVLRGGKFRQAMNESAMSSLDQADVVVWVVETLKLTTADKLVLSRIPEGKKVVAAVNKIDGLKDKERLLPFLEEISKLRPFDAVVPVSARSGKQVPALLAAIATLLPEGQAIYPPDEITDRSERFLASEILREKMFRSLGEEVPYDAAVEIEAFEVKGKLRRISGAILVKREGQKAIVIGRGGERLKKISTQARLDMEALFGGKVFLEVWVKVRSRWDEDGQMLKRMGYT
- a CDS encoding ribonuclease III yields the protein MHPRTLAQTLAPLVTQLGHEFERTELLQQALTHRSFGTPNNERLEFLGDGVLNCTVASLLFERFPNLPEGDLSRIRAHLVNQECLSRLALGLDLGRYLNLGEGELKSGGFRRPSILADTLEAIFGAMFIDQGFAAADRLIRKLYAPLLSTIDPKSLGKDPKTLLQEFLQGRRMDLPKYNIVQIQGEAHDQIFQVECLIPELGIRATGEGASRRSAEQLAAHAAYELALRDSGKAAG
- a CDS encoding DUF4845 domain-containing protein, which codes for MKREGGMTLLALMFVLAVAAFFAIIGFRLLPAYMEYFTVKRIISDLAQNPDLRSASPRDIQVAFDRRATTEYLSTVKGSDLQVGKGANGITISANWEQKVAIIANISALVEFQIEK
- the lepB gene encoding signal peptidase I, translated to MLGLLLLTGGVWLLDFFIFQRKRIAKVEEAKRDAEKKIAQVPGTTDFALEARKKTLFLEIERAHGHEPWWIEYSKSFFPVILIVFCLRSFLVEPFKIPSGSMIPTLLVGDFILVNKFTYGIRLPVANLKILDINGPQRGEVMVFRYPENPALDYIKRVVGLPGDKITYRDKQILVNDEPLRMLEDGEYEYPEGGLNYVRAKRFREKLGERDHLILVHPDAPALQLGGVRQFPHRENCQYNDNGFTCTVPAGHFFMMGDNRDSSSDSRYWGFVPEANIVGKAFLIWLNFGDLGRILQSIK
- a CDS encoding elongation factor 4, which gives rise to MEHIRNFSIIAHIDHGKSTLADRFIQICGGLADREMEAQVLDSMDLERERGITIKAQTAALSYRARNGKTYQLNLIDTPGHVDFSYEVSRSLAACEGALLVVDASQGVEAQTVANCYTAIEQGVEVVPVLNKIDLPSADPARVITEIEDIIGIPAKDAIMASAKTGEGVEDIIEAAIHRIPHPRGSLDAPLTALIIDSWFDNYVGVVMLVRVVDGILRPRDKILFMSSTATHLCEQVGVFTPKSVQRESLSAGEVGFVIAGVKELKDAKVGDTITHVVRSAKEALPGFKEIKPQVFAGLYPVESNEYEALRDALEKLQLNDSSLRYEPENSTALGFGFRCGFLGLLHLEIVQERLEREYNMNLITTAPTVVYQLLMRDGTVVDVENPSKLPDPGKIDEVREPIITATILVPGDYVGPVITLCTQKRGVQKNLQYMGRQVIVTYELPLNEVVMDFFDKLKSVSRGYASLDYDFKEYRADDLVKLDILINGDKVDALSLIVHRATSQSRGRDLAERMRKLIPRQMFDIAVQAAIGSNIIARETIKALRKNVLAKCYGGDITRKKKLLEKQKAGKRRMKQVGTVEIPQEAFLAILQVDSK
- a CDS encoding DegQ family serine endoprotease: MIKKIVLVGLFSFLSHGAGAQSRELPDFTDLVEKQGASVVNISTTQTVKTNVPPGAEDDPFNDFFRRFGPPQPREYEARSLGSGFILSSDGYIVTNSHVVEAADDITVRLTDKREYKAKVIGADKRSDVALLKIEATNLPAVSVGDPNRLKVGEWVVAIGSPFGFDSTVTAGIISAKGRSLPQENFVPFLQTDVAINPGNSGGPLFNMKGDVVGVNSMIYSRTGGFMGLSFAIPIDVAIDVVQQLKTNGRVSRGRIGVVIQEVTKELAESFGLPKASGALVNSVEKGGPADKAGIQPSDVILKFDGKDVASSNELPRIVAMTKPNSKASVQIWRKGEAKELSIVVGEAPDDRAKKPAPATPGKNSSLENLNKAGLVVTELSADQKNELNISEGVFVEDAKGAAAKAGIRRGDVILAVNNQEISTAEQLDQSLNVKEGPRTVALLIKRGEGSLYVPLRIAAN
- the rpoE gene encoding RNA polymerase sigma factor RpoE; protein product: MSDREVDQQLVVRAQRGDKHAFELLVAKYQRKLARLLSRFIRDQAEVEDVAQEAFIKAYRALPSFRGDSAFYTWLYRIGINTAKNYLMSLGRRAPTTTEFDSEEAEGFEDGELLREVNTPESELLTKEIATTVNRAMDALPEELRTAIVLREIEGLSYEEIAQAMNCPIGTVRSRIFRARESIAEQLRPLLDVGKDKRW
- a CDS encoding folate-binding protein, yielding MNPASADFLASHTSTPGGPSLPSLFNDITQFSVLRVTGAGAGAFLQGQLTCDVLGLAFDRWTWGAYCSAKGRVLANFLLWASGDAYRIVLPQALASGIAKRLRMFVLRSKVVIEDERDSTVLLGIRFGEDATLLATLGLLEPWTEFALTRQSTLEVLWLRDGRALIAAPARDAKIFLAAMQGKGHLEPAAHWDSLAIAQGEPWVQPQTQDAFVPQMLNLEILGGISFTKGCYPGQEIVARSQHLGQVKRRLFRYGATPGEAIAPGSPIFSQDGAVVGTVINAVPGAQGTTELLAVLQTPAQGEHLHLGSAQGPLLEPRPLPYTVPGQGDG
- a CDS encoding DUF4936 family protein, whose translation is MRFQGRKAPPSYSRCSRHPRKGSTSISAARKVPCLNHAPSPTQCPGRVMASSYYIYYRVRQDCVDRTREVVRAMIGRIDTLTGVKGRCLRRAEEPLLWMEIYEDVPDETAFEQALAGAVQSCEFARLLQTGAARKAERFVSCA
- a CDS encoding NRDE family protein, with the translated sequence MCLILFGYHAHPAYPLVLAGNRDEFHERPSAPAEFWPSNPAILGGRDLAAGGSWLAVSRQGKLAAVTNFRDGQPKAAHRSRGHLVSDYIGSNLNGEEQIQSLAPVQAEYGGFNLLLWDSQSLHYSSNRMPEYQAVTPGIHGLSNHLLDSPWPKVEAGKQKFQAQLEGSREQLIGGLFDLLTDRAQSPDDHLPQTGVPLDWERKLSAAFIHTPAYGTRASTVIVVDREGHLDFAERCFDSAGQCTGERRFRLMEFASQRNYRTRLI
- a CDS encoding GNAT family N-acetyltransferase, which produces MTIPYRILVADWSADRDKLRALRETVFVQEQKVPVELEWDEEDARCIHVMAETQDGKVIGTGRLLQDGHIGRMAVLQAWRRSGVGSALIVRLMELAKQAGHAVARLHAQSYVAEFYRRHGFAAEGEEFMEAGIAHSYMSRVL